The following are encoded together in the Nitrospirota bacterium genome:
- the ftsE gene encoding cell division ATP-binding protein FtsE, translated as MIAFQNVSKYFDHDTALRGLTFTIDKGEMAFITGPSGAGKSTLLKLMYLSEWPDDGEITIGDFTLGSLRPSQIPLLRRDIGVVFQDFKLLDNRTVFENVALALRIRGVGEKDIKTRVSEALKKVHLRHKADSYPKKLSGGEQQRVVIARAIVAEPFLLLADEPTGNLDPNTALDIIQLFRNINIHGTTVLIATHNRELYRHTGARVFRLDSGAIVGEERG; from the coding sequence ATGATCGCTTTCCAGAATGTCTCGAAATATTTCGACCACGACACCGCGCTGAGAGGACTCACCTTCACGATCGACAAGGGGGAGATGGCCTTTATCACCGGCCCCAGCGGCGCGGGGAAATCGACCCTCCTCAAGCTCATGTATCTCTCCGAATGGCCCGACGACGGCGAGATCACGATCGGCGACTTTACGCTCGGCTCGCTGCGGCCCTCCCAGATACCGCTCCTGCGGCGGGACATCGGCGTGGTCTTCCAGGACTTCAAGCTCCTCGACAACCGGACCGTCTTCGAGAATGTCGCCCTCGCGCTGCGCATACGGGGCGTCGGCGAAAAGGATATAAAGACCCGCGTTTCGGAGGCATTGAAGAAGGTGCATCTGCGCCACAAGGCGGACAGCTACCCGAAGAAGCTCTCGGGCGGCGAGCAGCAGCGGGTGGTCATCGCCCGCGCCATTGTCGCCGAACCGTTCCTGCTCCTCGCCGATGAGCCGACCGGGAACCTCGATCCGAATACCGCGCTGGACATCATCCAGCTTTTCAGGAATATCAATATCCACGGCACCACCGTCCTGATCGCGACCCATAACCGGGAACTCTACCGCCATACCGGTGCGCGCGTCTTCAGGCTCGACAGCGGGGCGATCGTGGGAGAGGAGCGGGGCTGA
- a CDS encoding permease-like cell division protein FtsX has product MTLAYSFKSALASIRREKWINMLSILTVASSLLIATLTMFALYNVELVTSHLPERFTMLIHLKDVVSAEEAQSLAASLKQRTDVAQVTYISKEEALAELKHAFKDTHSLLEGLDENPLASSIELKLKKEFVAQSATAKIAGEIKKLPGVDAVYYGEKIAEAIYLIKKSVQNVSAIILLTISAGVIFVTYSTVKILFYRRNEEIEILKLLGATGSFIRAPFLIEGSIIGLCGGLLGIVGAFLFYFAVTYRLSVVIPILKTLVFPLGILGALPFIGIVLGLAGSALAIGRLRL; this is encoded by the coding sequence ATGACACTGGCCTACTCGTTCAAGTCCGCGCTGGCGAGCATACGGAGGGAGAAGTGGATCAATATGCTCTCGATCCTCACCGTCGCCTCGAGCCTCCTGATCGCGACCCTGACGATGTTCGCCCTCTACAATGTCGAGCTCGTCACCAGTCACCTTCCCGAGCGCTTCACCATGCTGATCCATCTCAAGGACGTGGTCTCCGCTGAAGAGGCCCAGAGCCTCGCCGCATCGCTGAAACAGCGCACCGACGTGGCGCAGGTAACGTATATCTCGAAGGAAGAGGCGCTCGCCGAGCTGAAGCATGCCTTCAAGGATACCCATTCCCTGCTGGAAGGTCTCGACGAGAACCCCCTCGCCTCCTCGATAGAGCTGAAGCTGAAGAAGGAGTTCGTCGCCCAGTCGGCCACAGCGAAGATCGCCGGGGAGATCAAGAAGCTCCCCGGCGTCGATGCCGTCTATTACGGCGAAAAGATCGCCGAAGCGATCTACCTGATCAAGAAGTCCGTCCAGAACGTGAGCGCTATCATTCTCCTCACCATTTCGGCGGGCGTCATCTTCGTTACCTACAGTACGGTGAAGATCCTCTTCTACCGCCGCAACGAGGAGATAGAGATACTCAAACTGCTCGGCGCGACAGGGAGCTTCATCCGCGCGCCCTTCCTCATCGAGGGGAGCATCATCGGCCTGTGCGGCGGCCTGCTCGGCATTGTCGGCGCCTTTCTGTTCTATTTCGCGGTCACCTACCGGCTGAGCGTCGTCATCCCCATACTCAAGACCCTGGTCTTTCCCCTCGGCATCCTCGGCGCATTGCCGTTCATCGGCATTGTTCTCGGCCTGGCCGGCTCCGCCCTGGCCATAGGGCGGCTGAGGCTGTAA
- a CDS encoding peptidoglycan DD-metalloendopeptidase family protein, whose product MKNDPPRKFRLFVPFIAYLLVIHFSSPALLAEQPRDEYNRIQKDLRTQKKKLDTVRKVEQTVLEDLRKTAAELGAIEEQLTTQRRKIASLQYTIAKLQEEIKSDSAALQGHKGRLKKRLRTLLALNMDTDALLVLISGEDIAQTLRTMQYLRDIAAYDYALIRKYKEELRILAEKETGLRQLHVQLKGEEKKLSLLETSLKEKKRERETLLASVRKEKGLYENMIKELRESSNRLLRIIQEAERRERELSKKRKTKSKSGAKEEEPFEDSDFLRAKGKLPWPVAGSVMISYGSQVDPLFNLPVFRSGIHIKTTDSATVRAVHEGKVVFAEDFKGYGRLVIVSHGGGYHTLYGNLSKIFSRDGAIIKDNQSIGEVGESTVLGSPGLYFEIRYKGKPLDPQQWLRRS is encoded by the coding sequence ATGAAAAACGACCCGCCAAGGAAATTCAGGCTCTTCGTTCCTTTCATCGCATATCTCCTCGTTATTCATTTCTCATCTCCCGCCCTCCTCGCCGAACAGCCCCGGGATGAGTACAACCGCATCCAGAAGGACCTCCGCACCCAGAAGAAAAAGCTCGATACGGTCAGGAAGGTGGAGCAGACGGTGCTCGAGGACCTGCGCAAGACCGCGGCAGAGCTCGGCGCTATCGAGGAGCAGCTCACGACCCAGCGGCGGAAGATCGCCTCGCTGCAGTATACGATCGCCAAGCTCCAGGAAGAGATAAAGAGCGACAGCGCAGCCCTCCAGGGACATAAGGGCCGCCTGAAAAAAAGGCTCCGGACCCTCCTTGCGCTGAACATGGACACGGATGCGCTTCTGGTGCTCATCAGCGGCGAGGATATCGCCCAGACCCTGCGGACCATGCAATACCTGCGCGATATAGCGGCATATGATTATGCGCTCATCAGGAAGTACAAGGAAGAGCTGCGCATCCTGGCTGAAAAAGAGACCGGCCTGCGGCAGCTGCATGTCCAGCTGAAGGGAGAGGAGAAAAAGCTCTCCCTTCTCGAGACCTCCCTCAAGGAGAAGAAGCGGGAGCGGGAGACGCTCCTCGCCAGTGTCAGAAAGGAAAAGGGTCTCTACGAGAACATGATCAAGGAGCTCAGGGAGAGCTCCAACCGGCTGCTCCGCATCATCCAGGAGGCGGAGCGGAGGGAGCGGGAGCTGAGCAAAAAGCGGAAGACGAAGTCGAAGAGCGGTGCAAAAGAGGAAGAGCCCTTCGAAGACAGCGACTTCCTGAGGGCGAAGGGGAAGCTCCCCTGGCCGGTGGCCGGCAGCGTCATGATCAGTTACGGGTCGCAGGTCGATCCCCTCTTCAACCTGCCGGTCTTCAGAAGCGGCATCCACATAAAGACGACTGACAGCGCGACGGTGAGGGCGGTCCATGAGGGCAAGGTCGTCTTTGCCGAGGATTTCAAGGGATACGGCCGGCTCGTGATCGTGAGCCACGGCGGCGGGTACCACACGCTCTACGGGAACCTCTCGAAGATTTTTTCGAGGGATGGCGCTATAATAAAGGATAATCAAAGCATTGGAGAGGTGGGGGAGTCGACCGTCCTGGGAAGCCCCGGCCTCTACTTCGAGATACGGTACAAGGGGAAGCCTCTCGATCCCCAGCAGTGGTTGAGAAGATCGTAG
- a CDS encoding S41 family peptidase, whose translation MSLRKKWLIIIVVLPLVFGAALLGKWTVETVSAENSYEELKTFVEVLTTVRKNYVDEVKTKDLVSGAIKGMIAALDPHSSYMSPEAFRELQVETKGEFGGLGIQIGVKDAVLTVIAPIEDTPAYRAGIKAGDKIVKIAGESTKTLAITDAVAKMRGPKGSSIVLSIIREGWKEPKDFTLVRDTIKIRSVKARMLDSAIGYVKLTQFQETTAEDLAAALKRLKKEGMASLILDLRNDPGGLLNSAVEVTEQFLPPKKLVVYIKGRNGEKTEYFTEEDTTSYTEMPMVVLINQGSASASEIVAGALKDWNRAILVGTQTFGKGSVQSLIPLSDGAGLRLTTAKYYTPKGTSIQSVGIAPDLVVKLEAKNGQESHPIVRERDLERHLKNESQEDGPEEKETAPVEVDEKDDIQLQRAVDTIKTWKVFEKILKKAA comes from the coding sequence ATGTCGTTGAGGAAGAAATGGCTCATCATTATCGTGGTGCTGCCGCTGGTGTTCGGAGCCGCGCTGCTCGGAAAGTGGACCGTAGAGACTGTCAGCGCCGAGAACAGCTATGAGGAGTTGAAGACCTTCGTCGAGGTCCTGACGACGGTGCGTAAGAACTACGTCGACGAGGTGAAGACAAAGGATCTCGTTTCGGGCGCCATCAAAGGGATGATCGCCGCGCTCGATCCCCATTCGAGCTACATGTCGCCCGAGGCGTTCAGGGAGCTCCAGGTCGAGACCAAGGGAGAGTTCGGCGGCCTCGGCATCCAGATCGGGGTAAAGGACGCGGTCCTTACGGTCATCGCTCCCATCGAGGATACGCCTGCCTACCGGGCGGGGATCAAGGCGGGCGACAAGATCGTCAAGATAGCGGGAGAGTCTACGAAGACCCTGGCGATCACCGATGCCGTGGCGAAGATGCGAGGACCGAAAGGCTCGTCAATCGTACTTTCTATCATACGGGAGGGCTGGAAGGAACCGAAGGACTTTACCCTCGTGCGGGACACCATAAAGATCAGGAGCGTCAAGGCCAGGATGCTCGACAGCGCCATCGGCTATGTGAAGCTCACCCAGTTCCAGGAGACGACCGCCGAAGACCTCGCCGCAGCCCTGAAGAGACTGAAGAAAGAGGGAATGGCCTCGTTGATTCTCGACCTCCGGAACGATCCGGGGGGGCTGCTCAACAGCGCCGTCGAGGTGACGGAGCAGTTCCTTCCCCCCAAGAAACTGGTGGTGTATATAAAAGGAAGGAACGGCGAAAAGACGGAGTATTTTACCGAAGAGGATACGACCTCGTATACCGAGATGCCGATGGTGGTCCTGATCAACCAAGGGAGCGCCAGCGCCTCCGAGATCGTCGCCGGCGCATTGAAGGACTGGAACAGGGCTATCCTCGTCGGTACGCAGACCTTCGGCAAGGGCTCGGTCCAGAGCCTCATCCCCCTCAGCGACGGCGCAGGCCTCCGCCTTACCACCGCAAAGTACTACACCCCCAAGGGGACGAGCATCCAGAGCGTCGGCATCGCGCCCGACCTCGTGGTCAAGCTCGAGGCGAAGAACGGCCAGGAGAGCCATCCGATAGTGAGAGAGCGGGACCTGGAGCGGCATCTCAAGAACGAGAGCCAGGAAGACGGCCCCGAAGAGAAAGAGACGGCGCCGGTAGAAGTGGACGAGAAGGACGACATCCAGCTCCAGCGCGCGGTCGATACGATCAAGACCTGGAAGGTCTTCGAAAAGATCCTCAAGAAAGCAGCGTAA
- a CDS encoding ribonuclease H-like domain-containing protein: MGRVIFDIETVGVEFDALDPSTQDYLLKWAETDEERERVKESLSFYPLTGQIITIGMFNPDTDRGAVYFQAPDEMLLPFEEEGIRYECGTERELLEKFWAAVKAYDQFVTFNGRVFDCPFILVRSAVHKVRPTRDLMPNRYNGAHIDLLDQLTFYGASKRRFSLDMWCRTFAIKSPKAEGITGYEVKELFRAGRHADIARYCAGDLRATRELLLVWENYLRFPQDRIVSL; encoded by the coding sequence ATGGGTCGCGTCATATTCGATATCGAGACGGTGGGCGTCGAGTTCGACGCCCTCGATCCCTCTACCCAGGACTATCTCCTCAAGTGGGCGGAGACCGACGAGGAGCGGGAGCGGGTAAAGGAGAGCCTCTCCTTTTATCCCCTCACCGGCCAGATCATCACCATCGGCATGTTCAATCCCGATACCGACCGGGGCGCTGTCTATTTCCAGGCACCGGATGAGATGCTCCTGCCCTTCGAGGAAGAGGGGATCAGGTACGAGTGCGGGACCGAGCGGGAGCTCCTCGAGAAGTTCTGGGCCGCGGTAAAAGCGTATGACCAGTTCGTCACCTTCAACGGCAGGGTGTTCGACTGCCCGTTCATCCTCGTCCGCTCCGCCGTGCATAAGGTGCGCCCCACCCGGGACCTGATGCCGAACCGCTACAACGGGGCGCATATCGATCTCCTCGATCAGCTGACCTTCTACGGCGCCTCGAAGCGGCGGTTCAGCCTCGATATGTGGTGCAGGACCTTCGCCATCAAGAGCCCCAAGGCCGAGGGCATTACCGGGTATGAGGTGAAGGAGCTCTTCCGCGCAGGCCGCCACGCCGATATCGCCCGGTACTGCGCCGGCGACCTCCGGGCGACCAGGGAGCTCCTCCTCGTCTGGGAAAACTACCTCCGCTTCCCCCAGGACCGCATCGTCTCCCTGTAG
- a CDS encoding response regulator transcription factor translates to MRLLLVEDEQKVAAFIKKGLEEEFYAVEVAEDGAQGLEMALAYHYDLIILDLMLPRIDGIELCKALRSKGLTCPILMLTALDAVNKKVEGLESGADDYLTKPFAFSELLARIKALLRRVSDRTDALYLEDLRMDLLSRRVFRGDREVVLSPKEFSILEYLLRNKGRVLSRSQIIENVWGYNFDTSTNIVDVHIKFLREKVDKESQKKLIHTVRGAGYILKEEAA, encoded by the coding sequence ATGCGGTTGCTGCTCGTTGAAGACGAACAGAAGGTGGCTGCCTTCATAAAAAAGGGGCTGGAGGAAGAGTTCTATGCCGTGGAGGTCGCCGAGGACGGCGCCCAGGGACTGGAGATGGCGCTCGCCTACCATTATGATCTCATCATTCTCGATCTCATGCTTCCCCGCATCGACGGCATCGAGCTCTGCAAGGCGCTCAGGAGCAAAGGCCTGACCTGCCCGATACTAATGCTCACCGCCCTCGATGCAGTGAACAAAAAGGTCGAGGGTCTCGAGAGCGGCGCCGACGACTATCTCACCAAGCCCTTCGCCTTTTCCGAGCTGCTGGCGCGGATAAAGGCCCTCTTGAGGAGAGTCTCCGACCGCACCGATGCGCTCTACCTCGAAGACCTGAGAATGGACCTCCTGTCGAGAAGGGTCTTCAGGGGAGACCGGGAGGTGGTCCTGAGCCCGAAAGAGTTCTCGATCCTCGAGTACCTGCTCAGGAACAAGGGACGCGTCCTCTCGCGGTCGCAGATCATCGAGAATGTCTGGGGCTATAACTTCGACACCAGCACGAATATCGTCGATGTGCATATCAAGTTCCTGCGCGAGAAGGTCGATAAGGAGTCGCAGAAAAAATTGATCCATACGGTGAGGGGAGCGGGGTATATCCTGAAAGAGGAAGCCGCGTGA
- a CDS encoding ATP-binding protein — MIIRSFRLRLTLIYTAAVLFMFSLFAGIIYVKNRSDVLDGVDQELMKEVQTELLPYATRHVAGPNRELIKFDGDEYYQIINSDGNIIISNLKERNYHWPLNERLMRLAFDGSHHYDTVLHRGERFRILYHPVDKKYILRVGLSLTHEENEANHLLQLYMVFFPAVMVVTAAMSWFLAGRALSPVVTITSLAERIIKGAEGERINIGVKGREIDDLVRLFNTMLETLQHNLDAQRRFTSNVSHELRSPLTSLRGTIEVALRKKRPPEEYEDLLRSTLADTVRLSRIIDSLLFLSRADNNILEFRRQWLDVSQLLSSIVDRYRERAAAGNLSIIENYGEHLEINADSDMLEQAFANLIENALKYTPPGGAITISTERENSGVKVTVSDTGAGIPEAAIPHIFERFYRVDRDRSRKQGGTGLGLAITQWIVSAHRGSISVKSREGEGSDFIVILPEGA; from the coding sequence GTGATCATCAGGAGCTTCAGGCTGCGTCTCACCCTCATCTATACCGCAGCGGTACTCTTCATGTTCTCCCTCTTCGCCGGGATCATCTATGTAAAGAACAGGAGCGACGTGCTGGACGGCGTTGACCAGGAGCTGATGAAAGAGGTCCAGACCGAGCTGCTCCCCTACGCAACACGGCATGTTGCGGGCCCCAACCGGGAGCTCATCAAATTCGACGGCGACGAGTACTACCAGATCATCAACAGCGACGGGAACATCATCATCAGCAATCTCAAGGAGCGGAATTACCACTGGCCCCTGAACGAACGGCTGATGCGCCTCGCCTTCGACGGCTCCCACCACTACGATACCGTCTTGCACCGCGGGGAGCGCTTCAGGATACTCTACCACCCGGTCGACAAGAAGTACATCCTCCGCGTCGGCCTGTCGCTCACCCACGAGGAAAATGAAGCGAACCATCTCCTGCAGCTCTACATGGTCTTCTTTCCGGCTGTCATGGTCGTCACCGCTGCCATGAGCTGGTTTCTCGCCGGACGGGCGCTCTCGCCGGTGGTCACCATCACCTCGCTGGCCGAACGGATCATAAAGGGCGCCGAGGGAGAACGGATCAACATAGGAGTGAAAGGGAGAGAGATCGACGACCTGGTGCGCCTGTTCAATACGATGCTCGAGACGCTCCAGCATAATCTGGATGCGCAGCGCCGGTTCACCTCCAATGTCTCCCATGAGCTGCGCTCGCCGCTTACGTCCCTGCGGGGGACCATCGAAGTCGCGCTCAGGAAAAAGAGGCCTCCGGAGGAATACGAGGACCTCCTGCGCAGCACCCTTGCCGATACCGTGCGGCTCTCGAGGATCATCGACAGCCTTCTCTTCCTCTCGCGTGCGGACAACAACATCCTCGAGTTCAGGAGACAGTGGCTCGATGTAAGCCAGCTCCTCTCCTCTATCGTAGACCGCTACCGGGAGCGGGCGGCGGCAGGCAACCTCTCGATCATCGAGAACTACGGCGAGCATCTCGAGATAAACGCCGACAGCGATATGCTCGAGCAGGCATTCGCGAACCTCATCGAGAACGCCCTGAAGTATACTCCCCCGGGCGGCGCCATAACGATCTCCACGGAGCGGGAGAACAGCGGGGTCAAGGTCACGGTCAGCGACACCGGCGCCGGTATTCCCGAAGCAGCGATCCCGCACATCTTCGAACGCTTTTACCGGGTCGATCGGGACCGGTCGAGAAAACAGGGAGGGACAGGGCTCGGCCTCGCCATAACGCAATGGATCGTCTCCGCGCACCGCGGTTCCATCTCGGTGAAGAGCCGCGAGGGAGAAGGCAGCGACTTCATCGTCATCCTTCCCGAAGGCGCGTAG
- a CDS encoding phosphotransferase: MINENALRSYLSRQFPHARRCSIRKLGSGVQGSGFLIEAEMPEGVASYVVKTLNAEGLGHDYPADRASVFLLDLDEYGNLPRHVKAIDVLAELEDGSVKSVGGGREYYLLMERAEGRDYFADLHALSGKERLDASDREKVGAMARYLAEIHAVRKSSRSLYWRKLRDTIGHGECLMGVFDLYPDGTLSYEEMAAIEKRCIDWRVRLKPKVYRLAQIHGDFHPGNIWFKEDSSGSGGSAGDFILLDRSRGPWGDPADDVTALTINYIFFSIKYHDEVRGPYYEALQLFFDEYAGLSGDEELYAVLAPFYAFRGAVVANPVFYPELKPGQRAMIFRFVERVLAEESFDYTKVNEYIKE, from the coding sequence ATGATAAATGAGAATGCCTTGCGCTCCTACCTCAGCCGGCAGTTTCCCCATGCACGCCGTTGCAGTATCAGGAAGCTCGGCTCGGGCGTCCAGGGCTCGGGTTTTCTTATCGAGGCCGAGATGCCGGAAGGCGTCGCCTCTTATGTAGTGAAGACCCTCAATGCCGAAGGGCTCGGCCACGACTATCCTGCGGACCGGGCATCGGTCTTCCTCCTCGATCTCGATGAATACGGGAATCTCCCCCGCCATGTGAAGGCGATCGACGTGCTCGCCGAGCTGGAGGACGGCTCGGTAAAGTCGGTCGGCGGCGGGAGAGAGTACTACCTCCTGATGGAGCGTGCGGAAGGGAGGGACTATTTCGCCGACCTGCATGCCCTCTCGGGAAAAGAGCGGCTCGATGCCTCGGACAGGGAGAAGGTCGGGGCGATGGCGAGGTATCTCGCAGAGATCCACGCGGTGAGGAAGAGCTCGCGGTCGCTCTACTGGAGAAAACTGCGGGATACCATCGGGCACGGCGAATGCTTGATGGGGGTCTTCGATCTCTATCCCGACGGGACCCTGAGCTACGAAGAGATGGCGGCTATCGAGAAGCGCTGCATCGATTGGCGGGTCCGGCTCAAACCGAAGGTCTACCGCCTTGCCCAGATCCACGGCGATTTCCACCCGGGCAATATATGGTTCAAGGAGGATTCGTCCGGGAGTGGCGGCAGCGCCGGGGATTTCATCCTCCTCGACCGGAGCCGCGGCCCCTGGGGAGATCCTGCCGACGATGTCACTGCCCTGACCATCAATTATATCTTTTTTTCGATAAAGTACCACGACGAAGTGCGCGGCCCTTACTATGAGGCGCTGCAGCTCTTCTTCGACGAGTATGCCGGTCTTTCAGGAGACGAGGAGCTCTATGCGGTCCTGGCGCCGTTCTATGCGTTCAGGGGCGCTGTTGTGGCGAATCCGGTCTTCTATCCCGAGCTGAAGCCAGGGCAGCGCGCCATGATCTTCAGGTTTGTCGAGCGGGTGCTGGCCGAGGAGTCCTTCGATTACACGAAGGTGAACGAATATATAAAGGAATGA
- a CDS encoding carbohydrate kinase family protein: MTIYVSGSLAYDRIMDFPGKFSDHILPDKIHILNVCFTVNGMVEKFGGTAGNIAYSLSLLGERPIILATIGRDYRSYFDWLHKNNLPIEGIKVIDQEFTAGAYITTDRADNQITGFNPGAMKFPSGYVLNHSGGARGSGSIALIGPGNLTDMMEYAREYKRRGIPCVCDPGQSLTAWESGALTEWIAGSFMLVSNDYELELITKMTGRDKKGLLELTPTIVTTLGEKGSLISTADGDVAVPTVKPRAIVDPTGAGDAYRAGLLKGLVESRPLPVAAQMGAVAATYAIEQYGTQEHRYTVEEFSERYQSTFGAL; this comes from the coding sequence ATGACTATTTATGTCTCCGGCTCTCTGGCGTACGACAGGATCATGGACTTCCCGGGGAAGTTCTCGGACCATATACTCCCGGACAAGATACATATTCTCAACGTATGCTTCACGGTCAACGGCATGGTCGAGAAGTTCGGGGGCACCGCGGGCAACATCGCCTATTCGCTCAGCCTGCTCGGCGAGCGGCCCATCATCCTCGCCACCATCGGGAGAGACTACCGCAGCTACTTCGACTGGCTGCACAAGAACAACCTCCCGATCGAGGGGATCAAGGTGATCGACCAGGAGTTCACGGCAGGCGCGTATATCACGACCGACCGCGCGGACAACCAGATAACCGGGTTCAACCCGGGAGCGATGAAGTTTCCTTCCGGATACGTCCTCAATCATTCCGGCGGAGCTCGCGGGAGCGGTAGCATTGCGCTTATCGGCCCCGGCAATCTCACGGATATGATGGAGTACGCACGGGAATACAAGCGCAGGGGCATACCCTGCGTCTGCGACCCCGGCCAGTCGCTGACCGCGTGGGAGAGCGGCGCACTCACGGAGTGGATCGCGGGATCGTTCATGCTCGTCTCGAACGACTACGAGCTCGAGCTGATCACGAAGATGACGGGAAGAGACAAGAAGGGGCTGCTCGAGCTGACCCCGACGATCGTCACCACCCTCGGAGAAAAGGGATCGCTCATCAGCACCGCAGACGGGGACGTGGCCGTACCGACGGTCAAGCCCCGGGCCATTGTCGATCCGACCGGCGCCGGCGACGCCTACCGGGCAGGCCTCCTCAAGGGGCTCGTCGAAAGCAGGCCCCTGCCCGTTGCCGCGCAGATGGGAGCGGTCGCCGCAACCTACGCCATCGAGCAGTACGGAACCCAGGAGCACCGCTACACCGTCGAGGAGTTCAGCGAGCGGTACCAAAGCACCTTCGGAGCGCTGTAA
- the uvrC gene encoding excinuclease ABC subunit UvrC: MTLEEPVLSGDRSRKTLLEKLSLVPKRPGVYIFKNQKEKVLYVGKAKVLRNRLRSYFQEGANLEPRKVAMVRMIRDFSYIVTDNELEALILEASLIKQHKPNFNIILRDDKNYPYIKLTVKEEWPRIEVVRGIKRDGSVYFGPYIPAQAMWEAIAFIRRNFPIRPCNYTLDRPLRPCIQHQMKKCPAPCAGLVSKDEYMDIVKEVKLFLSGEKKELVKNLERKMQLLSDQMRYEEAAQVRDSILMLQRAFESQKVFAPELGDLDVIGSYRDGEDMTFHVLFVRNGVLIGAKDFFVEKVMSSREAELLHSFIELFYAKDIMPPETILVSAVPENSGALKAWLGEKRDGAVAFAVPQRGKKRDLLRMARENAELHFKSRRTPSGDDLLKTLRERLHLSSLPTSIGAFDVSTIQGSESVGAFVYWENGHFKKPWYRHLKIREVEGVDDYAMMREIVRRILAKLDDHLPNLIVIDGGKGQLEAARQAVEESGVTADLIGIAKSPDRAVLLNGEFVDLEDKNRASLLLKKIRDEVHRFAITFHRKLRDKRLLDSPLTHIAGIGKQRRLELLRHFGSLEAIRNASVDDILQIKGFSRSVAEKLLEELNKEQS; this comes from the coding sequence ATCCAGGAAAACGCTCCTGGAAAAGCTCTCGCTCGTGCCCAAGAGACCGGGAGTGTATATCTTCAAGAACCAGAAGGAAAAGGTGCTGTATGTAGGGAAGGCCAAGGTGCTGAGGAACCGTCTGAGGAGCTACTTCCAGGAGGGTGCCAACCTCGAGCCGCGGAAAGTGGCGATGGTCAGGATGATACGGGACTTCTCCTACATCGTCACCGACAACGAGCTCGAAGCCCTGATCCTCGAGGCGAGCCTGATCAAGCAGCATAAGCCGAACTTCAATATCATCCTCAGGGACGACAAGAATTACCCCTATATCAAGCTCACCGTTAAAGAGGAGTGGCCGCGGATCGAGGTGGTGCGGGGCATCAAGCGGGACGGCAGCGTCTACTTCGGCCCCTATATCCCGGCGCAGGCGATGTGGGAGGCGATCGCCTTCATCCGGAGGAACTTCCCGATCCGGCCCTGCAACTATACCCTCGACAGGCCTCTCCGGCCCTGCATCCAGCACCAGATGAAGAAGTGCCCCGCCCCCTGCGCAGGGCTGGTCAGCAAGGACGAGTATATGGATATCGTAAAAGAGGTGAAGCTCTTTCTCTCGGGAGAGAAGAAGGAGCTCGTGAAGAACCTCGAGCGGAAGATGCAGCTCCTCTCGGACCAGATGCGCTATGAAGAAGCGGCGCAGGTGCGCGACAGCATCCTCATGCTCCAGCGGGCATTCGAGTCGCAGAAGGTCTTCGCGCCCGAGCTGGGCGACCTCGATGTCATCGGCTCGTACCGCGACGGAGAGGATATGACCTTTCATGTTCTCTTTGTCCGGAACGGCGTGCTGATCGGCGCCAAGGACTTCTTCGTCGAGAAGGTGATGAGCTCGCGGGAAGCGGAGCTCCTGCACAGCTTCATAGAGCTCTTCTATGCAAAGGATATTATGCCCCCCGAGACCATCCTGGTCAGCGCCGTGCCCGAGAACAGCGGGGCGCTGAAGGCGTGGCTCGGCGAAAAGCGGGACGGCGCCGTCGCCTTTGCGGTCCCCCAGCGCGGCAAGAAGCGCGATCTGCTCAGGATGGCACGCGAGAACGCCGAGCTCCACTTCAAGTCCCGGAGAACGCCCTCGGGAGACGATCTTCTCAAGACGCTCAGGGAGCGGCTGCATCTGAGCAGCCTCCCCACCTCGATCGGCGCCTTCGATGTCTCGACGATTCAGGGGAGCGAATCGGTCGGCGCGTTCGTCTACTGGGAGAACGGCCATTTCAAAAAGCCGTGGTACCGGCATCTCAAGATAAGAGAGGTGGAAGGCGTCGACGATTATGCGATGATGCGGGAGATCGTCCGCCGCATTCTCGCGAAGCTGGACGACCATCTGCCGAACCTCATCGTCATCGACGGCGGCAAGGGGCAGCTCGAAGCAGCGCGCCAGGCAGTGGAGGAGAGCGGCGTGACCGCGGACCTCATCGGCATTGCGAAGAGCCCCGACAGGGCGGTGCTGCTGAACGGCGAGTTTGTTGACCTGGAAGATAAAAATAGGGCATCATTACTGCTGAAAAAGATACGCGACGAGGTCCACCGGTTCGCCATAACCTTCCACAGGAAGCTGAGGGACAAGCGGCTCCTTGATTCTCCGCTTACCCATATCGCCGGAATCGGCAAGCAGCGCAGGCTCGAGCTGCTCCGCCACTTCGGCAGCCTCGAGGCGATACGGAACGCGTCGGTCGACGATATCCTGCAGATAAAGGGCTTCAGCAGGAGCGTTGCGGAAAAGCTCCTCGAGGAACTGAACAAAGAGCAAAGTTGA